The Paroedura picta isolate Pp20150507F chromosome 6, Ppicta_v3.0, whole genome shotgun sequence genome segment GCTTCAGCAGCAAAAGGCAATTGGGGTCCTGGAGCTCATGGTTATTCTTGCTGAAGCTGGTTTGATAGGCCGTGCATGGATCGATATAACCCCAGAAGCCACGGCGGGCAGGCTTCCCCCTGCTCCCAGGGAAAGCAGGCAAACTAGTCCTGTGCCCAGGTGCAAGGGGGACTCCAGGCCAGCCTCACGGAGCATGCCCAAGCGCCCCTCTCCACAGCGCCcctctcccagagaaaatgggcccttagactagaatcatagaatcctagagttggaaggggccatagaggccatctagtccaaccccctgctcaacgcaggatcagcccaaagcatcctaaagcatccaagaaaagtgtgtatccaacctttgcttgaagactgccagtgagggggagctcaccacctccttaggcagcctattccactgctgaactactcggactgtgaatttcccccccccccctgatatctagcctgtatcgttgtacttgaagtttaaacccattactgcgtgtcctctcctctgcagccagcagaaacagcatcctgccctcctccaagtgacaacctttcaaatacttaaagagggctatcagacACGCAGCTGAGCAAACTGTGCAAACCATAAAAGCCGTTGCAGTCAGGCAGCTCTCCCAGACCCGCCCCCCACAGGCACGACAAGGCACAGGCGGACAAGGGACGCTGACCACCGGCAACAGGAAGCAATCCGGGCAGCCAGGCGGACCGACTCTGTCCCCCTGTGGCTCTCTCGGCTATTCCACGTGGCCCTTTCAGGGGGGAACCGGTGGGGCGGCCTGGAGGCTCTATTCCAAGGGGACTTTCCCTCGAGGACTTTCTTTCCTTGGGTGTGCTGGAGGCGGGGCGGTGGAGCAGAGCCGGGAAACAAAGTCCACGCGCTGCCTGGGGGAGCACCGGGTCTTCCAAATACAAAAATGCCAGAGGCAATCCGGGGAAGTGGCCGGCCGGTCCAGGCAGGGTCTGGCGGCTGGTGAGGAATCGCTTCCGCCAAGAAGAGCCGGCAGCAGCAGGGACGGGGCCTTCTGTTCCAAGCAAGCTGGTCCCTGGACTCCGTGAGGCTGCTCTGGGCCCCGGGGAGGACTTGCAGGGGATCCTGTCATGGCAGCCTCTTGGCCTCGGTGGGATgtgtggctccctcccccccaaagtggCCCGTGTGGGCCTGCCACGGCTGATCTCTTAAAGCCTTTCTGCAGAAAGTCAGGCTGATCCCTTTAGCTTTAGTTTTCTGTGGCCGTTCTGTGCAAAAGCAGGAGGCCTGGAACACCTGTCCACTTGCCCAAATGGGAGGGGATCAATGAGGCCGAAGTCCCTTTTGGGGAGGCAAAACCAAAAGATGTGGGATTGGATTGCCAGGTCTGGACTGGGACATACCTGGGGATtggggatggcagggtttggagaggggaaggggtctCGGGCCCCAGAGGGGAAGGGGTCTCGGGCCCTCCAGAGTGGCCATCTTCCCCACGTGGTCTGCGTCGCCTCATCTCTCAGTTGTAATAATGGGAGAtggccagccagcacctggaggttggcaccctgaaGGTGGGCCTTGGCCTTTTTCCATCAGTGGCAGTCAACCGTGGGCGGGGGGGGTAGATTTCTGTGCTGACAGTGGCTGATCCCGGGGGGGGCACGAGGGGGTGGCATTGCGCCCAGCTGAGCTCCCTGCAGATGGAGTTGGCAATTCCCCACTTCCTCTGTTAGGCTGAGGCAGGGCTGCCGAGGGGCTCTTCTGCTGGGCTCAAGTCCTGTTCCCAGGCCGGCCCGGCTCTTCTGGCCACCGGGTGAGCTGCTGGCAGCCCCCAGAAGGGCCCTCTCTCCGCCTGCCTCCTGTCCCTCTTCCTCACAGGCCTGTCCTTGATGTGGCTTTGCCAAGGAAACAGAACGGGGGGGGGCTGCCCCTTTGCCCCTCTTGTGGGCCTCTGCCGGAAAGGGGCTGCCGGAGCCGCTGGCTGAATCTGCTCTGGACGGTGCCCAGGCGGGCTCTCCCGCACGGCCTTTTTCGGCCTTTCTGCCCGGCCGGGCCGGCCTGCTGAGCCGGGCTGACGAGATTCTCGGGCTGACGCTGCCCCGGGCCAAAGAACCGTCTCCTTCCGCCTGGCTCTTTCCGCCTCTCTGCCGCTCCAGGGGACTCCACCCCCACTACGCCCATCAGCCAGGCCTCATGTGGGTGCAAAgcggggggaggggcaaggaacACCCCGCGGATCCCGACTCCTCCCGCCAACTCGTGGGAGGCAGCGCCAGCCTGACCTTCCCGTGGGTCTCCCCTCCTGCGTGGTGGGGCAGGCGGTGTGTGGCTACCCCGGGGGGATTTCTAGGCAAGGGAGGGGCAGTGGTGCTTGGCCATGCCTGCCCCCACATAGCTACCCGGGGGCCTCCCCTCCAAGTTCGGACCAGGCCCGCCCTGCTTAGCCTCTGGCATCCGGGGCGATCCAGCTCGCCTGAGGCCTCATCCATGAGGGCTCCGGAGGGGTGGCTGCAGCCGTCTGCCtggagccagagtccaggggccccgTTGGGAcgaatgaaatgggggggggcagggcaggaggagctttcatgagacctctgagaagtgagcagggacccccccaaaaaaaagctcctTCCCGGCCCTCAACACTGTCGTGCAGGTGCTTCTGCActgtggctcttttctgctgctacaaaccGACAAACACAACTGAGTATCTGGATCCGTCTCCCCGGAAGGCACCCCACTTGAGCCATTGCTCGGCTCCCCTGACCTGAGCCCTTAGAGCCGGGCCAGCCGCCCTCTCGGTCTCCCGGCTGCCCTGACTCAGAGGAGGCTGCATCGGGCGGCCCAGTGAGCATCTTGCCCAAGGCAGAACTTGAACCCTGAACTTTGCCTCTTTGGTGACTCTGTGCAAATGGAGCAAACAGGGTTCTGTCTTCAAAACCGCCAGTCCCGGTCCTGTTTGGGGTAGAAATGTTTGTTCTGTTTTGGATTCTgacctgccttcctcccttctcttgcTGCAGGTCGAGCTGAACGAGACGGTCCTGGAGGCGAGCCACCCCCCGCCCTCTGCCGGTCCAGCCCAGAGCCAGCCCGTCGCTCCACCACCAGGGCCCGACCGGCCCCGAGACACCTGGGGCGGCAAGTACGAGttcctcctctcctgcctggGCTACTGCGTGGGGCTGGGCAACGTCTGGCGCTTCCCGTATCTCTGCTATCGCAATGGAGGGGGTAAGTGTCTGGAGGGGCAAGGCCCTTCGTGGCTTGGGAGTGGGGCACCCCAGAGGCCCTCTTCGCCCGCATGTCCCTGGCGGGGAGCCCAGATCACAGGGAGAAGCCCCTCCGGACGGCCCCCAGCCATGGAAGCTGGGGGAATTcctgggaatttcccaacttagGATTGGCCACCTGTTCTGCTTCAgtggaaaggaggaagaagagtagatttttataccctgctttcctctgccttgtaaggagtctcaaagggacttacagtTGCCATCCCTACCTCTTCCcactgggactgagagagctctgagagaactgagactggtcacccagcaggctttgtgtggaatcaaacctggctctccagatcagaggccactacTGCTGGCCACTCTAACACGCTGGCTGTGAAATAATAAGGCAAGCGGAGAATAGTCGGGGCCTCCCTTCTTGGTAGTGACACCCTTCTTTATGGAACGCCCTCCCACTTAGGAATTTGGTACCTGCTGTCCTGGGTTTTGGGTCTGCCCATTTTGGGgggcccagtccccccccccaactcccccccctctaGCCGGCTCATTAGACAACCTCAAGCTTCATTGGCCACAGAGCCCTTCCATGCGCTTTTGCCAGCCCTGGGACCACAGCTGCCCTCTGCTCTGGGgcgtctcatagaatcataggcccatagagctggaagggggagcccagggtcatctagtctaacctgctGCGGAATGCAGGGGATTCACAACTCCATGTCCACCCACAGGGAGCCCAGTTCCATGGCCcgtctggcctgggggaaattcacctcccaaccccaaagtggcgatgggcatttccctgggcaggcaaggaagCGCCACAAGAGCCCAGCAGGGACGCGatccctcctgcccagccacccCCACTCCAGCGCAGGGACTGTCTGGACTCTCGCCTTGCGTTGCCTGCAGAGTGGCTTCCAGTCCGGATCTCTTCCCCTCTGAGGCGTTTGGCCCTTGGTCTCCCGATGCACAACTCCCTGGCAGTGCGGTGCTCTTGTCTGAAGTGGACCGAGAGCGGCAGCCGGTCAAAGCCCCGGCCCAGAGCGGGGGAGAAGCGTCCAGGCCCCGGGCCCTCCCTGGAGCTGGGCAGCCCCTGTGCCTGACGgccctgtctcccccccctcctccccccaggagtGTTCCTCATCCCCTACGGCCTCATGCTGCTCTTCACGGGCCTGCCCCTCTTCCTGATGGAGCTCAGCCTCGGCCAGTATGGGGCGGCCGGACCCATCACCGTCTGGAAGTGCTGCCCCCTCCTGAAAGGTAGGTGCCCACGGCGCTTGGGGGTCTGGCCCCGGGATCGGGATCGAGCAGGTGCAGCACCATCTCAGGATCAGCCGACCCACAGAGAAGTGGTGCCGGGGGGGTCTGGCCCGCCAGCCAGTgtgtgccatgggggggggcaggcgggctTGGTTGGGGGGTCATTCCTTTGGGGTCAGATGGGAGCCCCCCTCAACCTGCGTCCCGAAGCAGCCCAGCAACGGAGCTTCATGCAAGTCATGACTTTCCTTGGGAGAGGGGCTGGGCCAGGAAagcgttgccaactctggggtggaatattcctggagatttggggggcggagcctgggggaggctgggaggggaggtggccgttttctccagggaaacagacagggtcatctggagatcaagtgtagaaatgggggatccccagctggcacctggaggttggcatcgcaAGGTGGGTGAAGTCCCTCAGGGGGgatgggcagtgtgtgtgtgtgtgtgggggggtgctgcTCTTTTGCCTGCCCCTCCGGTCTCCCCGGGGGCAGCTTGCCTGGCCAGAGGCTgacgccctcctctccccgcgcAGGGATCGGGATCGGGATGCTGGTGGTCTCCTCGCTGGTCACCCTCTACTACAACGTCATCCTGGCCTGGACCTTCTACTACCTGGGCATGTCTCTGCAGAGCCCCCTGCCCTGGTCCTGCCAGGCCCCACCCAACGCCCCCCTCTGCCAGGCCCAGGTGCGGCCCCTCTGCTGGGCCCCTGCTTGGGGGGGGCATAATTCAGTCCCTGGGGAGGCAGATCGGTCCcggctagggttgccacctctgggctgggaaacgcctggagaccTGGGCTGgggcttggggcaggggggaccctccacaacagccctttcctccggggGGGCCTGATCTACCTGTAGCCCCAGGAACAGCTGTGGCCTCCCCAGTCCCCTGTCCCCtgtcccctgtcccctccccctaaGGGCAGAATGCTCCTGTGCATTTCAGAACGTGTCCCTGGGGAACGCCTCCAGGAGCAGCGCCAGCGAGGCCTTCTGGAAGTGAGTCCCCACAGCCCAGATgagtgtgcgtgtgcgtgtgtgtgtgtgtgtgtgtcggggggggagGATCTGCGGTGTTGGGGCTGGAGGCGGCCCACAGGCTGCTTGACCCGGGGCCACATTCAGGGGAGTGGCCAGGGCACAGGATGCTTTCCGCAGGCTCAGCGGGTGCCTTGTTCTGTCCATCGGAGCAGGTGCCGAAGCATCTCTGGGTCCAGCCTTGCCTGGGAGGGGCCCACGTGGCCTGGGGCTTTCCTGCTGACCCTCCCGGGGTTTCTTTTGCTCCTGCTCGCTCTCCCACTGGGGCACAGCGCCTCCCCACGGCTCTCCAGGCagtggtctccccctcccctcctgcctggcccttttagctggagaggctgccggggactgaaccggggacctcctgcaggccaagcacaggctctgcccctgagccccaGGCCCACGCTCTATTTGACCCTGTTTCGAAACAGGGCCTGGAATTCGGCTGCTTTCTGGCTGTTTTTCAGCTGGCTTATCTAGCCCATTGGGGTTTCCACCTTCCTGCTTAAGTGCAGCTGCAGATTTGGACCCCCGGCCAGGCCAGGAGGGTGCGACTTGAACCGCCACACCTGGGAATCTTTTCTAAAATGCCGCCTGACCCcatgagctccctccctccctccctccttctgaggCCTGGGCCCACGTGGCTCCCCCTCGTGGCCAGAGGGAGGCACTGCCCAGGGTTTCCGATCGGCCCCATCGACTGTCCGGCCCGTGTCCACCACACAGGGGGGAGGAGCCTCAGAGGTTTCGGGATGCCTGGATGGTCCCATCTCGCGGGGTGCCGACCAAGCACCATCCAGGGGTGGGAAGGCTGcttggagagccagggtggtggagTGGctgagagaggcagcctctaagatggagaactgggtctgagtctccactcccccacatgccccccgttgggtgaccttgggctcgtcacagttctctccgagctcagAGTCCAGTTCTGGGCTCCGCAGTTCCAAAAGGATATTGACGAGTTGGAGTAAGCCCAGAGAAGGCGACCCGGATGGGTGAGGGAGGGGTTGGGATCGAGGCCTTACGGGGAGAGATGGAAAGAGCTGGgtctgtgtagcttggagaagaggagggcaaggagaggCCAGGAGGGCTGCATCGAGGGAGGCATGCTGAAGAGGGCAGATGAAAAACCTTTCTTGGTCTTGCATTGAAGAGGGGCCGTCTTGTTGCCCGCAGCTTGTCTCTAAGGAAGAGGGGCAAAagattcaaattacaggaaaggaggttcctctTCAATATTAGCAGGCATTTTCTGATGGAAAATAGAATCTGTCACTATTTCTGACGGGGAGGGCTGTTCAtaggtggaagaggctgccttggAGAAAGAAAACTTATTTCTTGGAAGTTTTCGGAGGAggctgtgatttttaagtccttgGGAAAGCTGATAGCCCGGCTGGCCCTTGGTGctcctttccagctctgtgtgattccggTTCTCTCTCagcccgccccctgcccccccccccaggctttccATTGTCCGAGGTGGCTGCTGCACCAGGCATGGCGGGGGAAGTGGGCCGGGGGTGTGTGTGCTGCCCTTCTGGCTACCAGCCTCTCCCGCCCTTCCCTCTGTGTTTCCCAGCGAGCAGGTGCTGGGAGTGGTGCGCAGCTCCGGCCTGGGGGACCCCGGCGCAGTGAGGTGGCCCCTGGCCCTGTGCCTGCTGCTGGCCTGGCTGGTAGTCTTCCTGTGCACCCTGCGAGGGATCCGCAGCTCGGGCAAGGTGGGTGCCTTGGGCGTCACGCGGCCGGTCGGGCAGGGGCGCTTCTGCTCAGGCGGCGGCTGTGgtggggcccctttgggggggagggagggagggagccccttgGGCTTCCCTCCCGTGGGCTTGTTCCTTGGGTGTCCTGCAACTGCGGTTGGCCCCCCGGGACCCTTGTTCCAGGGGTCGTCTCTCCCTGCCAGGTGGTGTACttcacagccaccttcccctacCTGGTCATCGTGGTCCTCATCATCCGGGGCGCGACCTTGGAGGGCTCCATCGACGGGGTCCGCTTCTACCTCTCTGCGGACTGGAGCCGGCTGCACAGCGCTCAGGTACGCCGGGGCCCCGAGAGGGCTGCGGGGGCACAAGCCGGCCCAAGGGGCCTCCCAAGGAGGCGCTTTCCGTGGGtcaagcggggagggagggacgggggcAATCTCCTCCTCTTGGCAGCCTTAAGGGCCCTCCTCTGCACTCAAAGGCCCTTGCTCCTTTGGGCTTCTGACAAACTCTTATTCTGGCTGGAGACGTTTGGCTGCAAAGGGAGTTGACAGAGGAACTCCCGGTCACGTCCTCCCCAAGAAATGTGATCCGAGTGGCCGAGGCTGGCCTGCAGGGGCCGTGGGAAACGCCTAGCCTGGCCTGTGAGTGCAGCCTGTGCCAGGGCAGACCCCACaaggacacaggaagctgccttgtgcTGCATCAGACCCCCGGCATTGcccgctcagactggcagccgctccgCAGGGCCTGATCACCTACTGCCGAGTGCGTCCCTCTGTAGCTGGAGCTGCCTGGGATTcggcctgggacctcctgcaggcccagcaggggctcttcccctgagccatgCCCCCCCCTCCGAATGCTTACGAATGAAGGACCAGACTCCTCGAGGGAAAGTCTTCTGCCTAGACCCAGCAAGGCAGACCCCTAGACCCCTCCCCTCCGGCCGACTGACTGGAGCTACTTCCGGGGGCTGAGCCCGGGGCCTCCCTGCAGGCCAGCAGGGGCTCTTCCCCACAGCAGCCCGGGCCCCTCAGCCTCCCAGGGAGCTCTCGCCCTGCTGCAGGTCTGGAGCGATGCGGCCTCCCAGATCTTCTACTCTTTGGGCATCGGCTTTGGGGGCCTCCTCTCCATGGCTTCCTACAACAAGTTTGACAACAACGTGATCAGGTGTGAGGGCCGGTGGTTGGGATCCCTGCGGGGCGGCCAGTCCGGGGAGGGCCCTCGAgggctgcctgcccccccccagccccctcctcctcccctggcgTCTCACGGTGCCCGCCTCTCTCCTGCAGGGACACCCTGGTGATCGCCCTGGGGAACTGCGGCACCAGCTTCTTTGCCGGCTTTGCCATCTTCTCCATCCTGGGCCACATGGCCTGGCGGAAGAAGGTGCCCGTGGGGGAAGTGGCCGAGACAGGTGAGGGGCCTTCGGAGCGGCTCTCCGGGAAGATCCTGGTGGCCTTCTCAGGGACGTGGCCGCTTTCCCCCTGAGCCGAGGCTGACGGCTCTCTCTGAGCTGGGTGGTCCTTGCGTCTCCTGGCCATGGGGGGCTGCAAGGACTCAGAGGCCCCCTGCTGTTTCCGCTCCTCCAGCTGCTTCCCCTGCAGCCCTCGCTCCTTCCTCCGCAGGTCCTGGGCTGGCGTTTGTCGCCTACCCAGAAGCCCTTGCTCTGCTGCCCGGCTCAGCCTTCTGGTCCgtgctcttcttcctgatgctcTTCACCCTGGGAATCGACACGCTGGTCAGTAGGGCAGCCAatgcccacccctgcccacagCCCCCTTGGGagaccaacacccccccccccgggtccggCCGTGGGGCAGGCTTGGGAAGGCCCACCCGCTTTCCTCCCTCTAACAGACCCTGTTTGCCCGACAGTTTGGCAACATGGAGGGCATCGTGACGGCCGTGATGGACGAGTTCCCCTCCCTGCGGGACTTCAGGCGGAAGGCCCTCTTCCTGGGGGGGCTGTGCCTTGCCTTCTACTGCCTGGGCCTCCTGCTGGTGACCGA includes the following:
- the LOC143839284 gene encoding sodium-dependent proline transporter-like isoform X9 codes for the protein MLLFTGLPLFLMELSLGQYGAAGPITVWKCCPLLKGIGIGMLVVSSLVTLYYNVILAWTFYYLGMSLQSPLPWSCQAPPNAPLCQAQNVSLGNASRSSASEAFWNEQVLGVVRSSGLGDPGAVRWPLALCLLLAWLVVFLCTLRGIRSSGKVVYFTATFPYLVIVVLIIRGATLEGSIDGVRFYLSADWSRLHSAQVWSDAASQIFYSLGIGFGGLLSMASYNKFDNNVIRDTLVIALGNCGTSFFAGFAIFSILGHMAWRKKVPVGEVAETGPGLAFVAYPEALALLPGSAFWSVLFFLMLFTLGIDTLTLFARQFGNMEGIVTAVMDEFPSLRDFRRKALFLGGLCLAFYCLGLLLVTEGGIYWFTLLDAYSTSFGLIVIVLFMCLGMAFFYGVNQFCQDIVDMIRLCPPWCSRLLLCFKACWVVVTPGLLLFTLFYIFLDLSSTRLHYGPYQYPRWGEALGVCLGVVTCVQIPLWAGVALCKESGTLADRFRKAIHPLNSWRATNGRDLSHHVIDVPYTVNLTDHDSLGAWQLQGSSEA